ACCCGGAGTATCCGTTATAGGGATAAGAGGGGCCCTGAACTGAGTGACAGAAATTTAGGAGTAAGTAAAACAAACGGAGGTCGCGAAAACCGATATGTCTAAAGATGCCGAACTGGAAAGGCCTGCGAGCGCCGATCGGGCGGTGCAAAAGGAAGTCGAGGAAAAGATCACCGGCAAACCTTCCAGGAAGCTTTTTGGAACGTTCAGCGGGGTCTTCACACCGACGCTTTTGACCATTTTAGGCGTGATCATGTATCTGCGGGTGGGCTGGGTGGTCGGCAACGCCGGACTTCTGGGGGCATTGCTCATTATTTCTCTTGCATTTGCCATCACTTTCTGCACGGGCCTTTCCTTGTCCAGCATCACCACCAATATAAGAATAGGTGCAGGGGGCGCATTTTCCGTAATCTCACAATCGTTGGGCCTGGAAGTAGGCGGCAGTGTCGGCATCCCCCTCTACCTTGCGCAGGCTTTGGCCGTGTCCATGTATATATTCGGTTTTCGGGCAGGTTGGCTGTGGATTTTTCCTGATCATTCGCCCGTGCTGGTCGATCTTGGGACATTCGTTGTATTATTTACCATTGCCTTCATCAGCACCAGTTTGGCTTTTAAAATCCAGTATGTGATCCTGGTCACGATAATCGTTTCGTTGATTTCTGTTGGTGCCTCGGTTTTTACCACATCCTGGGGTCAGAATGTGCAATGGTGGGGTACTTTTCCCGGTTCTCCGGAAACAGCGTTCCAAGGCGTTGACTTTTGGGTGGTTTTTGCGGTCTTTTTCCCTGCCGCGACAGGTATCATGGCGGGAGCCAACATGTCCGGAGATTTGAAGAATCCGCGCAAAAGTATTCCCGTGGGAACACTTGCCGCCATTGGCATATGTTTCGTCGTTTATATCTTGCTGGCGGTATGGCTGGCAGCAGCCGTACCCACCAAAGAACTGCTCAACAACTACAATGTGATGATTGATCGTGCCGTTTGGGGGCCTGCTGTTTTAGCGGGTCTGCTGGGAGCGACTTTTTCTTCGGCCCTTTCCTCGCTGGTGGGCTCTCCGCGCATCCTGCAAGCCCTGGGCGAACACAAGATCCTTCCCGCCAGTGACTGGTTTACTGTTCGCACATCCAAGGGAGAGCCCCGAAACGCCTTGCTTCTGACCGGTGCAATCGTGCTGCTTGCCCTCATGTTGAGAAACCTCAATGCCATTGCGCCCCTTATCACCATGTTCTTTTTGACCACGTATGCCACGATCAACGTTGTGGTGCTCATCGAGCAAAGCCTCAAGCTGGTCAGCTTTCGGCCTCTTTTGCGTATTCCCCGATTGGTGCCAATGATAGGAACAGCGGGATGTCTTTTTGCCATGTTTATAGTCAATGCGGCCTTTGGGGGCATCGCCATTGCTGTGGTGATCGCTCTGCATACATATCTGGTTCATAAGCGTATCAAGGCGCCTTTTGGCGATGTACGCAGCGGCCTGTTCACCGCCTTGGCCGAATGGGCCGCCGGAAAAGTCGCAAGCCTGGCCGGTCCTCGCGAGAAGACGTGGAAGGCAAATCTCCTGGTTCCCGTTGAGGACTCGCAAGAAATTACAAACGTCATCCCTCTGCTGCGGGACATCGCTCGACCCAATGGCTTTGTTCGCTTGCTCGGCCTGACCGGGGATCGAAATTATCATGAAATGACGAAAAACCTTCCTGCCCTGACACAAAAATTTGAAGAAAATCAGATTTTTTCGACCTGGACGGTAGTCGACGCCGCAACATTCAGTGAAAACCTCGCGGCCGGACTTGAAGCCCTTGGCGGGGCTTTTTTCCGCTCAAGCATGATTTTCCTTCCTTTTCCCGAGAACGGCGAGCGAGAAGAAAAAATCCACCGAATCATTCAAGATGCCCGGAAAAACAAGCTGGGCGCCTTGCTTGTTTCCGGTGAAGAGTTTGGTCGATCAGCAGGTGGGGGTGTTCATTTAATCATGGACCGTCCGGATAACGGTTGGCGGATCGGTGTAGACTTGGGAAAAACGGATCTGGCCTTTCTTTTGGCTTACAAACTGAAACGAAACTGGAAGACAGGCATGGTTCTCACCGCCTTTCTGTCAAAAGCAGGGGAAGATCAACAAGCTTCGGAATTCATGGAGGCGGTAGTGGAGCTGGCAAGGGTCCCGAACGTCAAGTTCAGACTGGCGAATTCCGAAGAGGAACTGCGAATTGATTCGGGCGATTCCGCCATAACCATTTTCAGCATAACCGATGAGGTGGATTTCAGGGAATTACGCAAAAGAATTCAGCTGGCCCGAAGCCCTTGCCTTTTTGCTATGGATTCCGGCTGGGAGAATGCATTGGCATAGAGTAGAGGAAAGGTTGGACCGGGTCATTAAACTTGCGGAGCATTTCGGCTCTGAATTGCATAATTAGTGCCTGAACGAAAACCCCGTTCAGGCACTATTGAATATTCAAGAATTGAAAATTGAAAATTGATGGAACAAATTTTACAATAACAGAACCTCTTCTCATATTTCACTGTTTCTTGATTTTCGGGGTTTCCGTTCGGGTACTAATTATTCGCCACACAAAAAAATCTTTGGAGGTGATTCTCAGGTCCCTAACACCTGTGGTATTTACAACAGCAGAATTAAGCTATATACGCCGTATCATTAGCTTAAGCCCCAACGGGTGCAGGCAGGTGCGGCTTCAGCCGCACTTACAGGGATACACCAAACAACAGAGGCGGCCAACCGAGCCTTAAGTTAATGACATTGGGTATGGACTGCGAGGAATGGATCTGTCGTTGGCCAGCTTGGTCGGCCGCGGCATGATGCTTTTCCAACAAAAGGAGAAACGTATGTTTGGAAAACAGCTCAATCTATTTAAGTTATTTGGTTTCCAGGTAAAAATCGACTTCAGTTGGGTCTTCATCGCCGTTCTTATCGCCTGGTCTCTGTCAACCGGGCTGTTTCCGTTCCAATACCAAGGGCTGTCAACCCGAACCTATTGGATCATGGGAATCATCGGTTCGCTGGGATTGTTTCTCTCTATTATCATCCATGAGTTTTCCCATTCTCTGGTGGCGAGAAGATATGGCATGCAAATGAAAGGGATCACCCTCTTTATCTTCGGTGGAATGGCCGAGATGTCGGACGAGCCCCCGAGCCCCAAGGCCGAGTTTATGATGGCCGTTGTGGGTCCCGTCACCAGCATCCTCCTTGCCGGCGTTTTCTATGTCATCTATATCGCCGGCGCCACTGAAGGCCAGCCCAATCCCGTGAACGGTGTGGTCCAGTATCTTGCTTTTATAAATGCGCTCCTGGCCGCCTTTAATGTCGTCCCCGCATTTCCGCTGGATGGGGGAAGGATGCTCCGATCCGTTCTCTGGGGAGTCAAGGGGGATCTTCGCTGGGCAACCCGCGTCTCCGCCCGGATCGGTTCCGGTTTCGGCATTCTTTTGATTGGCCTCGGTATTTTCAACGTCTTTGCCGGGAATTTCATCGGAGGGATGTGGTGGTTTCTTATCGGCATGTTCCTCTACAGCGCAGCCAAAATGTCCTACCAGCAGTTGCTCACTCGAAGGGCCCTGGAGGGCGAGTCCGTGCGCCGTTTCATGAAGAGCGATCCCATCACCGTATCCCCCGGCATGACCATAAAACAGCTCGTGGAAGACTATGTGTATGCTTTCCATCACAAGTTGTATCCGGTTGTGGATGGCTCCGGCAGGCTTGACGGGTGTATCACCACCCAACAGATCAAGGAGGTGCCCCGGGAGGAATGGGATCAAAAGCGGATAGGGGACCTGAAAAATCCCTGCTCCAGGGAAAACACCATCTCGCCGGATATGGATGCGGTCGAGGCCCTTTCATTAATGAACCGGACCGGTGCAAGCCGTCTCATGGTCACGGAGAACGGTCGGCTCGTCGGTGTTGTGACGCTCAAAGACATGCTGAAATTCCTGTCTCTGCGAATCGAACTGGATATATGATGTTTCATGATGCCCTGTCCAAGGGTCGTCTGCCTCTTTTTTATAATTCAAATAGTGGATTGCACCTATTTACACTGGCATAAGACTCGGCTAAATATTGGATAGAACCTTTTTTTGTCACAGGTTCCAAAACACCTTAACCCTTAAATCAGAAAGGATAAAACCATGGGTATGAAAGAAGCGTATCAACAAAAATTAGAGGCACAGCTGGACGAATGGAAAGCCGACATCGATAAGATGAAGGCAAAAGCCGACAAGGCAGATGCCGATGCACAGCTTGAGTATTACAAGCGAATCGAGGAGTTGCGGTCAAAACAGGAATCAGCCCAGGAAAAGCTTGAAGAACTCAAGGAAGCTGGTGAAGACGCATGGGAAGATCTTAAAGCGGGCGTTGAGCTTGCGTGGGGGTCGCTTGGGGAGGCTGTAAAATCAGCCAGTTCAAGATTCAAGTAAAACCTCGTTCAAAAGATTATTGCGGCCGGCAAAAAATTGTGGTTTGTACAATATCAGGGGTTGGCTTTCTTGATCTCTTTGGATGTCATGGAGGGAGGAATGGGTTCCAATGAAAAAGAGACTTGTGTGCCTGAAGATTTTCTGGCCCATCTCATCCACGACCTGAAGGCGCCGGTGGTTGCCATGGGCGGTTTCGCCAGGCGCCTCCTTGAGGGAAAGATGGGAGCGGTAACTCCCGAACAAAAAGAGGGTCTCAATATCATATTAAAAAATTGCGAGAGGCTCGAACATGACTTGAAAATGGTGCTCCAGCACATGAAGGCGGATCTTGTCGAGGAATTGTCGCCGCAGGTTTTCGACGTCGTAAAGATTGTCGAAAGGGTTTGTGAAACCCTCAAACCTGAGGCAGAGGAAAAAGATGTCTCTCTGAACCTTCAGGCGCCCGGCCAGGCAATATCGGTTGAAGCCGACCCGTTCATCATAAACAAGGCCATTTTTAATCTGGTAGATAACGCCATCCGGTATACCGAGGAGGCAGGCCGGGTTCAGGTGGCCATATCAATGCAGAATGATTTTGTGGATATCAAGGTCGCGGACAACGGTAAAGGCATGGAAAAAGAAAAACTTGACCTGGTCCTTAAGCCTTTTGAAGAGGTGATGGAGGTTCGGGACAGGAAGCTTCGCGGTTTCGGCCTGGGGCTCTCAAATGTGAAGCGGTACGCGGAATTAAACGGGGGAATGCTCCAAGCAGACAGTACCCCGGGTAAAGGGAGTGAATTCATCCTTCGAATTCCCAAATATGATGAGCAAGACGCGGATGAATAGACCCGTCAGGCCGCCCTGGGAGATTGCAAAATGATTTAGGACAAAATAATTTGAAACTTAGAATCTTTGGTTATAATCCCGCCTTGCGGGACACCATGCGGAGAAGTTGGCGCCTCATCGGTCAGCGCTCAAAGATTGCCGGGATTTGCACCATGCCTCTTTGGTTGCGGCCGTCAGGCCGCCTTGGGAGAGGTTGCAAAATGATTCAGGACAAAATAATTTAGAAACTTAGAATCTTTGGTTGTAACTTCTCTGCAAGAGGGACAAGACAGGGGTGCCTGCTGAAAACGCAAAAATCGACCAAAAACACGAAAATGGAGCGAAAAAATGACCGAAGCCACCAGAGTGCTTTTTGGAGTCGATGACTCCGACTTTTCAAGAACTTCTCTCATCGCCGTGGGCAAGTTGATCGCCGGGAACCGGGGGGGCCGCATCGGGATCTTTCATGGCGCACCCGATCCGCGCGTCATTTTCTCTAAATTCGCCCACCTCGATCGCGAGGATGTGGAAGGACATGTCAGACGGCTGAATTTAGAATCGAAACACTGCCTGGATAGGGCCAAATCCACATTAATCGAGGCAGGGATCGAAGGGGAACGGATTTCCACTGTTCTTGAAGAGAATTGCAGCGATCCGGCAGGATCGATGATCGATTTTGCAGCATCGGAAGGGTTCGACGCTGTCGGCCTGGGGCGTTTTGGTGCAAGCACCGCCGGTCGTCATGTAATGGGATCCATTTCTTATCGGGTGGCCTGTTCCTCAGAGAAAGTTCCGGTCTGGATTGTGGACCATCGCGTTCATTCCCGAAATCTTCTGATATGCATGGTGGGAGTACCGGTCGGACAGCGGATAATCGATCATGTTGTAAACCACTTTACCCATTTAAATGAAAGCCGATTCACCCTGTTTCACGTAATTCCTCCGTTCAGCATACAGGCGGATGATATCACAAAGTTTCTGTCTCACTCTTCTTCTGAAGTGGAAAGGGATCGGCTTATGGAGGATATCAACGTACCCCTGAAACGCACCGAAAAGGCTATGGAAGAAGGCAAAAGCAAGCTCATAGCAGCCGGTATCCCTGAGCGGAATATCGATTTGAAAATAAAAGCGCAGGATCAGGGAATTGCCAGAGATATTCTGGCCGAACTGGAAAGCGGCAATAACGGGATACTGGTGACGGGTCGAAAGGGATCCAAGGAGATCAAAGAATTCGGCCTCGGCAGCAAGGCCTATAAGCTCCTCTGTGCCGCCGGGGCATTCATGACCTGCCTGGTGAATTGAAAACCCGAAAGAATGTATCCTAAAACGGGTCGGCATCATAGAAAACGCCCTAAGAAAGCGAGCCGGCGTTGCTGTTCGCATCTTCTGCTCTGGATCATCGTACTCACCAAGGCCGAGTCCGAGTTTAAGCGGGCCTGCAGGGACGGCCGGGAAGAGTAACATAGGTACTGTGGGGGTATTGAGGCGGCCGATCAATCGCTGGAGAGGTGACCATGGATCCCATTGTGTGGATAGTCCTGATTATGGTGATGGGACCCGTCATCGGATCCCTTATCGGCGTACTCAAAAAACCTTCTTTCGGCTACATCTGCAATATGCTCTGTTTTGCCGCCGGCGTGATGCTGGCGATTTCCTTTCTGGAGCTTATCCCCAGCAGCATTGAAATCTCGTCCATCCTCATCTGCGTCAGCGGGCTGGCCTTCGGTTCCCTGGTGATGTACGGTCTGGACCGGCTGATCCCCCATATACACCCCCAGCTCTGTTCCCAGGAGCAGGGCTGCAATCTGGAGCGTACGTCCGTTTATCTTATTCTGGGGATATTTCTTCATAACTTTCCCGAAGGCATGGCCGTGGCCATAGGCGCCGTCACCGAAGTGAACGTTTCTTTCGCCATTGCCCTGGCCATCGCCATCCATAACATTCCTGAGGGGATCTGCACCTCAGCCCCTTATTTTCATACCACCGGGGCCAGATTAAAGTCCTTTCTCCTCTCTTCGTCGACGGCCATTCCGATTCTGGCCGGCTATGTCCTGGCACGATACGTATTTCAAACGATCTCCCCCCAAATCATCGGATTTATCATTGGTGCGACAGCCGGTCTGATGATCTATATTACAGCGGATGAGCTTATCCCCAATGGGTGTGCAGGGTCCAATCATCAGACCATCTTCTCTCTGATATTGGGCATTTTATTTGTCATATTCCTGGGTTCGATATGATGGACACAAATGGCGCCCATACCAGGGAGACAGCGGGTGAAGAAACCAGGCAGATACAACGGATTGCCTCTTACGGATTTCTGCTGAACCTCGGCCTGACAGCCATGAAGGCCACGCTGGCTATTTTTTCCGGCAGTCTCGCCATCACTGCAAGCGCCATCGATTCCGCAACAGATTCTGTTGCTTCGCTGGTGCTTTATATCGGACTGAAGCTGTCCAATCAAAAAACCGCTACATTTCCCTTCGGCCTTTATAAAATTGAGAATCTTCTCTCAGTGGTTATGGCATTCTTCATATTTTTTGCCGGATATGAAATTGCGCGGCATGCATTCTCACCCGCAAGAATGCCTCCTGAAATATCCCTGGCGACGATCCTCCTTGTTTCAGCAGGAACGATTGCAACGTTTATCTTCGGTCAATATGCCATTGCCGCAGGCCGGCGAACCGGGTCGCCGACCCTCATTGCCGAGGGCCGGCACCGCCAGGCGGATGTCCTGGCTTCTTTGGTCGTAGTGGTCTCCATTTCGTTAAACTACTTCAGTCTGGAATTCAATCTATACGGCATCACTGTGGACCAGATCACGGCAATCCTGGTGCTGCTGTTTATTGCCCGCACCGGATGGGAGCTTCTTTCCGATGGGATGCGTGTCTTGCTGGATGCCTCGATTGATCACGAAACATTGGCCGAGATTCAAAAAATTATCGAATCGGAACCCATGGTTGCGGAAGTACGGTCTCTTGTCGGTCGTAACGCCGGCAGATTTCGCTTTATCCAGGCCGCCGTAAGTATGAGGACGGACGACCTTCAAAAAGCCCACGGAATCAGCGAAAAGATCACATCAAAAATTCGAAATCGTGTTCCCCATGTGGAACGCGTCTTTATTCATTATGCGCCCCAAGCTCGTGAATACGTGCGAATTGCAGTCCCCCTGTCGAATCCAGACGGAAAAATGAGCCGGCATCTCGGCGAATCCCCCTACTTTGCCATTGCACGGCTGCGCCTGAACGACCATCAAATTGAGGAACAGGACATCGTCGAAAATCCTTACATTGACTTGATAAAGGGGAAGGGGATCCGGGTGGCCGAGTGGCTGGTCGCAAAGAACGTGGACTGGATAGTTCTTGCAGAAGAAATGAAGAACAAGGGTCCTGCCTATGTTTTTTCGGATGCCGGGGTGAACATTCTTGTGGTCCCAGCAACAGACCTGAAAAAAGCGATCACTTCTGTTTTCGAACAAGACCATCTCACAACAGCGTCGCAAGCGCCGCCTCAGACGTTGGATGACGAATAGGGGCAGGCTGGAAGTCAGGGCCCCGTTAATCACTTGTAAAACAAGAAAACGCGCCTGAGTTTTTCAGCGAGAAATTTTGGTTGAGGAAGGGACTACGTTCTTTTCAGCAGCTTCCTGAGTTGCTTCAGGTCTCTGGTATTGATGACATCATCCGGCTCCACCCATCCCCGGCGGGCCTGATCTATGCCGTATTGCATCAGGTTGAGGTCGGCGATACTATGGGCATCCGTTGAAATCGCCAGCTTGAGCCCCATATCCTTTGCCATTTTGCAGTGAACATCCGAAAGGTCGAGCCGATCCGGGTGGGCATTGATTTCGAGGAAACAGCCTCTTTCCTTGGCCCCCCTTATGATTCGTTCCAGGTCAATCTCATAGGGATCGCGCGCATTGATCAACCGTCCGGTGGGATGGGCGAAGATATTGGTGTAGGGGTTGTCCATGGCGCGGAGAACACGTTCGGTCATTTTTTCCCTGGAAAGCCGGCGCTGGTAATGGACAGAGCAGACGACAACGTCCAGTTCTTTCAGGATGTCGTCCGGCAGGTCAAGAGATCCGTCCTCCAGAATGTCCACCTCTATCCCCTTCAGGAGAACAATGTCTGCAAGTTTCCCGTTCAACTGATCGATCTCTTCGATTTCTTCTGCAAGACGACCGGCATCCAGACCGTGGGCCATGGTTACCTTCTTGGAGTGATTGGTAATGGCGAGGTAATCATGGCCGTAATCCTTGGCAGCATTGGCCATCTCTTCAAGGGTGGCATGCCCGTCTGTTTCCGTGGTGTGGGCATGCAGGTCGCCTCGAAGGTCATCGAGCCCGATCAGACGGGGCAGCCGCCCTTTCCCGGCCGCTTCCAATTCACCCCGGTTCTCTCGCAGCTCGGGTTCGATGTAGGGTAGATCCACCTGGTCGTAGACCTCTTTTTCGGTTTTGCCGGCAATGCGCTCATCTCCCTTGAACACACCGTACTCATTGATTTTGAGATTTTTTTTAACGCCCAGCTTGCGCACCGCGATGTTGTGGGCCTTCGACCCTGTGAAGTAGTGGAGGGCCGCCCCATAGCTGACCTGGGGGACAACTCTGAGATCCACATGAAGCCCTGAGCGCAGGACCACAGTGGCCCGCGTGGTCCCTTTGGAAACAACTTTTTTGACATCCTCATAGTGCACAAAACGGTCCATTACACTGGCACCTTTCCGGCATGTGACCAGGATATCCAAGTCCCCCACGGTTTCTTTTCGACGTCTATAACTCCCCGCTACCGTAATTTCCTTAATTCCTTTCCCTTCCTTGAGATAGTCCACCAGTGATTTGGCTCTCTGCTCAGCCTCTATCAACTTGATCCGCGCTTCTTGCTCTTCAAAAGCCTCCAGTTCCTCCAGAATTTTTTGCTGGGTCTTTTCCCCGAACCCTTTCACTTCTTTAACTTTGCCCTGGCGGGCCGCTTCTTCAAGGTCTTTGAGACTGGTCACCCCCAGATCCCGGTTCAGCGCCTTTACCCGTTTGGGACCTATTCCCTCCAGCTTCATCAGCTGACTCAGCCCCGACGGGGTCTTGCCTTCAAGTTCTTCAAGCTGGGCAAGAGAACCGG
The sequence above is drawn from the Deltaproteobacteria bacterium genome and encodes:
- a CDS encoding HAMP domain-containing histidine kinase is translated as MGSNEKETCVPEDFLAHLIHDLKAPVVAMGGFARRLLEGKMGAVTPEQKEGLNIILKNCERLEHDLKMVLQHMKADLVEELSPQVFDVVKIVERVCETLKPEAEEKDVSLNLQAPGQAISVEADPFIINKAIFNLVDNAIRYTEEAGRVQVAISMQNDFVDIKVADNGKGMEKEKLDLVLKPFEEVMEVRDRKLRGFGLGLSNVKRYAELNGGMLQADSTPGKGSEFILRIPKYDEQDADE
- a CDS encoding coiled coil domain-containing protein, giving the protein MGMKEAYQQKLEAQLDEWKADIDKMKAKADKADADAQLEYYKRIEELRSKQESAQEKLEELKEAGEDAWEDLKAGVELAWGSLGEAVKSASSRFK
- the polX gene encoding DNA polymerase/3'-5' exonuclease PolX; the encoded protein is MPVQNSDVSDIFNKVADLLEIEDESPFRIRAYRNAARIIANLPQNVSDRIESESDLTELRGIGKDLAGKIKEIVETGSLAQLEELEGKTPSGLSQLMKLEGIGPKRVKALNRDLGVTSLKDLEEAARQGKVKEVKGFGEKTQQKILEELEAFEEQEARIKLIEAEQRAKSLVDYLKEGKGIKEITVAGSYRRRKETVGDLDILVTCRKGASVMDRFVHYEDVKKVVSKGTTRATVVLRSGLHVDLRVVPQVSYGAALHYFTGSKAHNIAVRKLGVKKNLKINEYGVFKGDERIAGKTEKEVYDQVDLPYIEPELRENRGELEAAGKGRLPRLIGLDDLRGDLHAHTTETDGHATLEEMANAAKDYGHDYLAITNHSKKVTMAHGLDAGRLAEEIEEIDQLNGKLADIVLLKGIEVDILEDGSLDLPDDILKELDVVVCSVHYQRRLSREKMTERVLRAMDNPYTNIFAHPTGRLINARDPYEIDLERIIRGAKERGCFLEINAHPDRLDLSDVHCKMAKDMGLKLAISTDAHSIADLNLMQYGIDQARRGWVEPDDVINTRDLKQLRKLLKRT
- a CDS encoding ZIP family metal transporter, with protein sequence MDPIVWIVLIMVMGPVIGSLIGVLKKPSFGYICNMLCFAAGVMLAISFLELIPSSIEISSILICVSGLAFGSLVMYGLDRLIPHIHPQLCSQEQGCNLERTSVYLILGIFLHNFPEGMAVAIGAVTEVNVSFAIALAIAIHNIPEGICTSAPYFHTTGARLKSFLLSSSTAIPILAGYVLARYVFQTISPQIIGFIIGATAGLMIYITADELIPNGCAGSNHQTIFSLILGILFVIFLGSI
- a CDS encoding site-2 protease family protein, whose translation is MFGKQLNLFKLFGFQVKIDFSWVFIAVLIAWSLSTGLFPFQYQGLSTRTYWIMGIIGSLGLFLSIIIHEFSHSLVARRYGMQMKGITLFIFGGMAEMSDEPPSPKAEFMMAVVGPVTSILLAGVFYVIYIAGATEGQPNPVNGVVQYLAFINALLAAFNVVPAFPLDGGRMLRSVLWGVKGDLRWATRVSARIGSGFGILLIGLGIFNVFAGNFIGGMWWFLIGMFLYSAAKMSYQQLLTRRALEGESVRRFMKSDPITVSPGMTIKQLVEDYVYAFHHKLYPVVDGSGRLDGCITTQQIKEVPREEWDQKRIGDLKNPCSRENTISPDMDAVEALSLMNRTGASRLMVTENGRLVGVVTLKDMLKFLSLRIELDI
- a CDS encoding amino acid permease, which gives rise to MSKDAELERPASADRAVQKEVEEKITGKPSRKLFGTFSGVFTPTLLTILGVIMYLRVGWVVGNAGLLGALLIISLAFAITFCTGLSLSSITTNIRIGAGGAFSVISQSLGLEVGGSVGIPLYLAQALAVSMYIFGFRAGWLWIFPDHSPVLVDLGTFVVLFTIAFISTSLAFKIQYVILVTIIVSLISVGASVFTTSWGQNVQWWGTFPGSPETAFQGVDFWVVFAVFFPAATGIMAGANMSGDLKNPRKSIPVGTLAAIGICFVVYILLAVWLAAAVPTKELLNNYNVMIDRAVWGPAVLAGLLGATFSSALSSLVGSPRILQALGEHKILPASDWFTVRTSKGEPRNALLLTGAIVLLALMLRNLNAIAPLITMFFLTTYATINVVVLIEQSLKLVSFRPLLRIPRLVPMIGTAGCLFAMFIVNAAFGGIAIAVVIALHTYLVHKRIKAPFGDVRSGLFTALAEWAAGKVASLAGPREKTWKANLLVPVEDSQEITNVIPLLRDIARPNGFVRLLGLTGDRNYHEMTKNLPALTQKFEENQIFSTWTVVDAATFSENLAAGLEALGGAFFRSSMIFLPFPENGEREEKIHRIIQDARKNKLGALLVSGEEFGRSAGGGVHLIMDRPDNGWRIGVDLGKTDLAFLLAYKLKRNWKTGMVLTAFLSKAGEDQQASEFMEAVVELARVPNVKFRLANSEEELRIDSGDSAITIFSITDEVDFRELRKRIQLARSPCLFAMDSGWENALA
- a CDS encoding cation diffusion facilitator family transporter, with amino-acid sequence MMDTNGAHTRETAGEETRQIQRIASYGFLLNLGLTAMKATLAIFSGSLAITASAIDSATDSVASLVLYIGLKLSNQKTATFPFGLYKIENLLSVVMAFFIFFAGYEIARHAFSPARMPPEISLATILLVSAGTIATFIFGQYAIAAGRRTGSPTLIAEGRHRQADVLASLVVVVSISLNYFSLEFNLYGITVDQITAILVLLFIARTGWELLSDGMRVLLDASIDHETLAEIQKIIESEPMVAEVRSLVGRNAGRFRFIQAAVSMRTDDLQKAHGISEKITSKIRNRVPHVERVFIHYAPQAREYVRIAVPLSNPDGKMSRHLGESPYFAIARLRLNDHQIEEQDIVENPYIDLIKGKGIRVAEWLVAKNVDWIVLAEEMKNKGPAYVFSDAGVNILVVPATDLKKAITSVFEQDHLTTASQAPPQTLDDE
- a CDS encoding universal stress protein is translated as MTEATRVLFGVDDSDFSRTSLIAVGKLIAGNRGGRIGIFHGAPDPRVIFSKFAHLDREDVEGHVRRLNLESKHCLDRAKSTLIEAGIEGERISTVLEENCSDPAGSMIDFAASEGFDAVGLGRFGASTAGRHVMGSISYRVACSSEKVPVWIVDHRVHSRNLLICMVGVPVGQRIIDHVVNHFTHLNESRFTLFHVIPPFSIQADDITKFLSHSSSEVERDRLMEDINVPLKRTEKAMEEGKSKLIAAGIPERNIDLKIKAQDQGIARDILAELESGNNGILVTGRKGSKEIKEFGLGSKAYKLLCAAGAFMTCLVN